A single window of Bacteroidota bacterium DNA harbors:
- a CDS encoding UDP-2,3-diacylglucosamine diphosphatase yields MPKAYFISDAHLGLGNKETEAKKETLLISFFDHIKRDADSLFILGDLFDAWFEYKTVIPRGFHRTISKLDDLVRNNIKVHYLAGNHDYWMDNFFTDDLGISVHFDAFDIVLDGKKIFMHHGDGFTSNDHGYNILKKILRSPTNIKLYRMLHPDLGVTLAKKISRTSRKHSSNKHFGEEDGMKIAAERKIQEGYDIVIMGHRHEPSFQKIGNGLYVNLGDWISHFSYAEMADGVIALNEWSSIK; encoded by the coding sequence ATGCCAAAAGCATATTTCATTTCCGACGCTCACTTAGGATTGGGGAATAAAGAAACAGAAGCAAAAAAAGAAACTCTTCTGATTTCGTTTTTTGATCATATTAAAAGAGATGCCGATTCGCTTTTTATTTTAGGCGACTTGTTTGATGCGTGGTTTGAATACAAAACTGTGATACCACGAGGATTCCATCGCACGATTTCAAAACTCGACGATTTGGTTAGAAACAACATAAAAGTTCATTACCTTGCAGGCAACCACGATTACTGGATGGACAATTTTTTTACGGACGACTTGGGAATAAGCGTTCACTTCGATGCATTCGATATTGTTCTCGATGGAAAAAAAATATTTATGCACCACGGCGACGGTTTTACATCGAACGACCACGGTTATAATATTTTAAAAAAGATACTGAGAAGCCCGACTAACATTAAACTTTACAGAATGCTCCATCCCGATTTAGGAGTTACTTTGGCAAAAAAAATTTCGCGTACGAGCCGCAAACATTCCTCGAATAAACACTTCGGTGAAGAGGACGGAATGAAAATAGCGGCCGAAAGAAAAATTCAGGAAGGTTACGATATCGTTATTATGGGGCACCGGCACGAACCGAGTTTCCAGAAAATCGGGAATGGTTTGTATGTTAACTTAGGCGATTGGATTTCGCATTTTTCTTATGCAGAAATGGCTGACGGCGTAATAGCACTTAATGAATGGTCATCAATTAAATAA